A region of Clarias gariepinus isolate MV-2021 ecotype Netherlands chromosome 25, CGAR_prim_01v2, whole genome shotgun sequence DNA encodes the following proteins:
- the LOC128513336 gene encoding zinc finger protein 236-like produces MPRGRPRKHRDNTASAGDGEEKPRSESANSVEHRCSICPLTYSTENQLLKHLKEHEANDKPHRCDKCPQSYNVEFNLRLHKSTHSTTEPTCPVCEKKFTRVASLKSHIMVHEKEENLLCTECGDEFVLQNQLTLHLEEHRRELSGTRVFTCKTCSAEFPSGNQLKEHNRTHAKIRPVMSSSRNYKRSIDRSGFTNTCHHCGKTFKKPSQLVRHIRIHTGERPFKCTHCGKAFNQKVVLQTHMVRHTGEKPHLCMQCPASFSQKGNLHSHVQRVHSETAGVPVYPCMDCSCVYKKLGSLNAHISKMHISIMEVESSSNSQAEAESGQTGGGTEGTEGVTDVIQQLLELSEQVTSDQAQAPPPGPTITMEAAINQDILQQALQNSGLSSIPVQSEAQGSTAVHPLTTDGANTNPASIHKATDTAPHKLVKKEKRSIFKKNVQIPGTIREESGVRWHGCPYCCKEFKKPSDLVRHIRIHTHEKPYKCAQCFRAFAVKSTLTAHTKTHSGIKAFQCTHCKKSFSTSGSMKVHMRLHTGVRPFPCPHCDKIFRTSGHRKTHIASHFKNLQQKKHKFPRKPNRSRVSKHNLPLPDIQLQEPILISDLGLLQNQNSRAAIQQYLDIVENDRPYKCTFCNKAYKKSSHLKQHVRSHTGERPYKCVQCSKGFASSGVLKAHIRTHSGLKAYKCLLCDTTFTTNGSLRRHMNTHSDIRPYMCPYCQKTFKSSPNCRKHMKTHRYELAQQLRQQQGSSEAPPLDDPMAASTVDVPMGGTGAVEDSMGGANTVTHDLQVGATGLATSSSMLGARPQPMMQVVSGNQAVALGDTPMVQDAESFVNAQHISQYGTQTLQQPAYDQPALTQGFSISEGYTQHPTLSTVQQLQDSSTLESQALNSTYTQSLLNVHTTETTVLLQDSTRTDYQDEEDEEENSKRPYRCSVCDKGFKKSSHLKQHIRSHTGEKPYGCNLCGRNFVSTGVLKSHLNTHTGVKAFKCNVCESSFTTNGSLNRHMIIHLNTKPFRCSLCDQSFRTHLLRRKHMKLFHAVGSRVLDGDEATVEVDVEDPSLAKRIRSGIITFSEEQTAELAQSDPGKDASVSEKVLIQSAVERDRISEIKDKSTLELEPKFPNRCQYCPKSFKKPSDLVRHVRIHTGEKPYKCDECGKSFTVKSTLDCHIKTHSGQKLFVCHMCSTAFSTKGSLKVHMRLHTGSKPFKCPYCDQRFRTSGHRKTHMQCHLRPGNDGRKSRHSVQNHVASQSTPGQQAPPNAAEVLPPVSLLHSGGTDPSIYIQSNPVLTGPYDPNLLQQGIVGQTILPATMSASGDLTVSLTEGLATLEGIQLQLGPTGLLCPNVQISGIDTANINNITLQIDPSILQQTLQSGVLSIDSSLTSHTNAHLLTTDATGHANVVIQNPGVTIGNLTEQEHTGTEQLAQVVGAPALVGNCSSGAPEITLTISNPHAHALPHTQTDTHTHAANTNTLASSNQEITLTISGQDLLPPPCAGTGVELGGTLQLTTPPSSSNSLALSSEQLLTQSTAPSSMTVTTLAPSTSLSQNLQMTSGSVTTDSTVTLALADTQMLDTVTLNLNAQAQQFPAVVCEEGSTVQPGSTTQQVTSQSEESKVTNQCFYCNTEFPSATVLRRHWRIAHGKERCYVCGVCNKAFKRQTHLKEHEFVHTNGPSLSSQKPRVFKCFSCEKAFAKPSQLERHIRTHTGERPYKCEQCDKAFNQKSALHIHTVKHTGEKPYKCEVCSISFTQKSNMKLHMKRSHGFGKQTEDGAEVDQEQDCISEPSQAPPPRNEDTAELQLHTTGQETPSEWQCPINTVFS; encoded by the exons ATGGAGAAGAGAAACCGAGGTCAGAGAGCGCGAACAGTGTTGAACATCGATGCAGCATTTGCCCTCTTACCTACAGCACTGAGAACCAGCTACTCAAACACCTTAAAGAGCATGAAGCTAACGACAAG CCTCACCGCTGTGACAAGTGTCCCCAGTCATACAACGTGGAGTTTAACCTCAGGCTGCACAAGTCGACTCACAGCACGACCGAGCCCACGTGCCCTGTGTGCGAGAAGAAGTTCACCCGAGTCGCAAGTCTCAAATCTCATATCATGGTGCACGAGAAAGAGGAG AATCTGCTGTGCACAGAGTGCGGCGATGAGTTCGTGCTGCAGAACCAGCTCACCCTGCACCTGGAGGAGCATCGGCGAGAACTCTCCGGAACCCGGGTTTTCACCTGCAAGACCTGCAGCGCCGAGTTCCCCTCGGGCAATCAGTTGAAGGAGCACAACCGCACCCACGCAAAgattag GCCGGTTATGAGCAGCTCACGGAACTACAAGAGGAGCATCGACCGCAGCGGTTTCACCAACACGTGCCATCACTGCGGCAAGACGTTTAAAAAACCCAGCCAGCTTGTCCGACACATCCGCATTCACActg gAGAACGTCCATTTAAGTGCACACACTGCGGTAAAGCTTTTAACCAGAAGGTGGTGCTGCAGACTCACATGGTGCGACATACTGGAGAGAAGCCACACCTCTGCATGCAATGCCCCGCCTCCTTCTCCCAAAAAGGAAATCTGCACTCGCATGTACAGAGAGTGCACTCTGAG ACCGCAGGCGTCCCCGTGTACCCGTGTATGGACTGCAGCTGCGTGTACAAGAAGCTGGGCAGCCTAAACGCCCACATCAGTAAAATGCACATCTCCATCATGGAGGTGGAGTCGTCGTCCAACAGCCAG GCAGAGGCAGAATCTGGCCAGACAGGAGGAGGGACAGAAGGAACGGAGGGTGTGACCGATGTGATCCAGCAACTGCTAGAACTTTCAGAACAGGTAACGAGCGACCAAGCTCAGGCTCCGCCCCCAGGACCGACGATCACTATGGAGGCAGCTATTAATCAAGATATCTTGCAG CAAGCCCTGCAGAACAGCGGCCTCAGCTCAATCCCAGTTCAGTCGGAGGCTCAGGGGAGCACTGCAGTTCATCCACTTACCACAGATGGCGCCAACACCAACCCTGCAAGCATCCACAAGGCCACTGACACCGCGCCACACAAACTGGTGAAAAAGGAGAAGAGGAGCATCTTTAAAAAGAATGTACAGattcctg GCACTATCAGAGAGGAGTCTGGAGTGCGGTGGCACGGTTGCCCGTACTGCTGTAAGGAGTTCAAGAAGCCGAGCGATCTAGTGCGTCACATCCGCATACACACTCACGAGAAGCCATACAAGTGTGCGCAGTGTTTCAGAGCGTTCGCTGTGAAGAGCACGCTCACTGCTCACACCAAAACACACTCTGGCATCAAGGCCTTCCAGTGCACACACTGCAAGAAGAGCTTCTCTACCTCCGGCAGCATGAAGGTGCATATGAGGCTGCACACAG GTGTTCGGCCGTTCCCATGTCCACACTGTGATAAGATCTTCCGGACATCGGGTCACAGAAAGACGCACATCGCCTCCCACTTTAAAAATCTGCAGCAGAAAAAGCATAAATTCCCGCGCAAACCGAACCGATCACGTGTCTCTAAACACAACTTGCCGCTTCCCGATATCCAGCTGCAGGAGCCCATCCTCATCTCTGACCTcg GTCTGCTGCAGAATCAGAACTCACGCGCCGCTATTCAGCAGTATCTGGACATCGTGGAGAACGACCGGCCGTACAAGTGCACGTTTTGCAACAAAGCGTACAAGAAGTCGAGCCACCTCAAACAGCACGTCAG GTCTCATACGGGCGAGCGGCCGTATAAGTGCGTCCAGTGCAGCAAGGGTTTTGCCTCGTCGGGCGTCCTGAAGGCTCACATCCGCACTCACTCGGGCCTGAAGGCGTATAAGTGCCTGCTGTGCGACACCACTTTCACCACCAACGGCAGCCTGAGAcgccacatgaacacacacagtgacattcGACCCTACATGTGCCCTTATTGCCAGAAAACCTTCAAATCCTCCCCCAACTGCCGAAAACACATGAAGACGCACAG GTATGAATTGGCTCAGCAGCTTCGACAGCAGCAGGGCTCATCTGAAGCTCCGCCCCTGGACGATCCAATGGCAGCCAGTACCGTAGACGTCCCAATGGGTGGAACCGGGGCAGTAGAGGACTCAATGGGTGGCGCTAACACAGTAACCCATGACCTGCAGGTAGGAGCGACAGGATTGGCCACATCCAGTTCCATGTTGGGGGCGAGGCCTCAGCCCATGATGCAAGTGGTGAGCGGAAACCAGGCGGTGGCGCTAGGGGACACACCTATGGTACAGGACgcag AGTCATTTGTGAACGCGCAGCACATCAGCCAGTACGGGACACAGACCCTTCAACAACCTGCCTATGACCAACCTGCACTAACACAAG GTTTCTCCATCTCCGAAGGTTATACCCAGCATCCGACTCTGTCCACGGTGCAACAGCTGCAGGACTCGAGCACGCTGGAGTCCCAGGCACTAAACTCCACTTACACACAGAGCTTACTCAACGTCCACACCACagag aCAACTGTTTTGCTTCAGGATTCAACTCGGACGGATTATCAGGAtgaggaggacgaggaggaaAACAGTAAGAGGCCTTACAG GTGCAGCGTGTGTGATAAAGGCTTTAAGAAATCAAGTCACCTGAAGCAGCACATCCGCTCACACACCGGTGAGAAGCCATACGGCTGCAACCTGTGCGGAAGGAACTTCGTCTCCACCGGCGTCCTTAAAtcacacctgaacacacacactg GTGTGAAGGCGTTTAAATGTAACGTGTGCGAGTCGTCTTTCACAACTAACGGCAGCTTGAATCGTCACATGATCATCCACCTGAACACCAAGCCGTTCCGGTGTAGCCTGTGCGATCAAAGTTTCCGCACACATCTGCTACGCCGCAAACACATGAAGCTCTTTCATGCTGTTGGGTCCAGAG TTCTGGACGGAGATGAAGCAACGGTTGAAGTCGATGTCGAAGACCCGTCGCTGGCGAAGAGGATCAGGTCGGGCATCATAACGTTCTCAGAGGAGCAGACGGCCGAGCTGGCTCAGAGTGACCCGGGGAAGGACGCCTCGGTATCCGAGAAGGTCCTGATCCAGTCAGCTGTAGAGAGAGATCGCATCAGCGAGATCAAGGATAAGAGCACGCTGGAGCTGGAGCCTAAGTTTCCCAACCGCTGCCAGTATTGCCCAAAGAGCTTCAAAAAGCCCAGTGACCTTGttag ACATGTCCGGattcacaccggagagaagccgtataAGTGCGATGAGTGCGGAAAGAGTTTCACGGTCAAGTCCACGCTTGATTGCCACATCAAAACACACTCAG GTCAGAAGCTGTTCGTGTGCCACATGTGCAGCACGGCGTTTTCCACTAAAGGCAGCCTGAAGGTGCACATGCGCCTGCACACCGGCTCCAAACCCTTCAAATGTCCGTACTGCGACCAGCGATTCCGCACATCTGGACATCGCAAAACACACATGCAGTGCCACCTGAGGCCTGGCAATGATGGCAGGAAATCCAGACACTCAGTTCAGAACCACGTCGCTTCCCAGAGTACACCGGGGCAGCAGGCACCACCCAATGCTGCCGAAGTGCTGCCTCCTGTAAGCCTCCTGCACAGTGGTGGTACTGACCCGAGCATCTACATCCAGAGCAACCCAGTCCTGACTGGACCGTACGACCCGAACCTGCTGCAGCAAGGCATTGTGGGGCAGACTATCCTTCCAGCTACCATGTCAG cgagcGGTGACCTGACAGTGTCCCTGACAGAAGGTTTGGCCACTTTGGAGGGGATTCAGTTACAGCTTGGACCAACAGGTCTGCTTTGTCCCAACGTCCAGATATCCGGCATCGACACGGCAAACATCAACAACATCACACTGCAG attgACCCCAGTATCCTGCAGCAGACTCTACAGAGCGGAGTATTAAGCATCGACTCCTCCCTGACGTCTCACACTAACGCACACCTGCTGACTACCGATGCTACAGGACACGCTAATGTCGTGATCCAGAACCCCGGCGTCACCATAGGCAACCTTACAGAGCAGGAACACACAG gcacgGAGCAGTTGGCTCAGGTGGTCGGAGCACCGGCGCTGGTGGGAAACTGCAGTTCAGGAGCACCGGAGATCACACTCACCATCAGCAATCCACATGCACAcgctctcccacacacacagactgacacacacactcacgccgCTAATACCAACACGCTGGCCAGTAGCAACCAGGAGATCACACTTACCAtatcag GTCAGGATCTGTTGCCTCCGCCATGTGCAGGAACGGGAGTAGAATTAGGCGGGACCTTGCAGTTGACCACACCTCCCTCTAGCAGCAACTCTCTGGCTCTCAGTTCTGAGCAGCTTCTCACACAAAGCACCGCCCCCTCCAGCATGACAG tTACCACTCTGGCTCCCAGCACCTCTCTCTCCCAGAACTTGCAGATGACATCAGGGAGCGTGACGACTGACAGCACTGTCACACTCGCCCTGGCGGATACACAGATGCTGGACACAGTCACGCTGAACCTTAATGCACAG GCTCAGCAGTTCCCAGCCGTGGTGTGTGAGGAGGGATCGACGGTCCAGCCGGGGAGCACGACTCAACAGGTTACATCTCAGTCCGAGGAAAGCAAG GTGACgaatcagtgtttctactgcaATACGGAGTTCCCGTCAGCGACCGTGCTGCGCCGTCACTGGAGGATAGCGCACGGCAAAGAACGCTGCTACGTCTGTGGCGTGTGTAACAAGGCGTTCAAACGACAGACACACCTCAAG gaGCATGAGTTTGTCCACACAAACGGTCCGTCCCTGAGCTCTCAAAAGCCtcgtgtgtttaagtgtttcagctgtgaaaaagcatttgcaaaaccaAGCCAGTTGGAGAGACACatccgcacacacacag GTGAGCGGCCCTACAAGTGCGAGCAGTGCGATAAAGCCTTTAATCAGAAGAGTGCACTGCACATACACACCGTCAAACACACCGGCGAGAAGCCTTACAAGTGCGAGGTGTGTAGCATCAGTTTCACACAGAAGAGCAACATGAAGCTTCATATGAAAAGGTCACATGGGTTTG GTAAGCAGACAGAGGATGGGGCAGAGGTGGACCAAGAGCAAGACTGCATTTCTGAGCCATCACAGGCTCCGCCTCCCAGAAATGAAGACACAGCCGAACTGCAGCTGCACACAACAGGACAGGAGACACcatcagagtggcagtgtcccATCAACACTGTCTTTTCCTAa